A single region of the Solwaraspora sp. WMMD791 genome encodes:
- a CDS encoding PaaX family transcriptional regulator C-terminal domain-containing protein, which produces MRSRQPKQLLLAFFGEHVVDDDPGPIRASVLIGVLEGAGVAAPATRATLDRLVQTGVLARSRQGREIRFSLTGHGAAVLREATDRVRGPRPFDPQGPGWTLVTFSIPEGQRTLRHRLRSTLTWEGFAPLRDGLWLAPGEVDLAGSLEPLRRDLPAGTVVAFHARELGEFPIAESVRAAWDIESIRREHLAFIDVWDDPAAATQAASALSVRTMLVADWLALLRADPRLPRQFMDAQWPAARSTQVYRRMHGQLAAPSAAEFAALVGAADGVSRRTGPAVRPSAPSPRRSSAVRPR; this is translated from the coding sequence GTGCGTAGTCGACAACCCAAGCAGCTGCTGCTCGCCTTCTTCGGTGAGCACGTCGTCGACGACGACCCGGGTCCGATCCGTGCCAGTGTCCTGATCGGCGTCCTCGAAGGTGCCGGCGTCGCCGCCCCGGCGACCCGGGCCACCCTCGACCGGCTCGTGCAGACCGGCGTCCTCGCTCGCAGCCGGCAGGGCAGGGAGATCCGCTTCTCGCTCACCGGGCACGGGGCGGCGGTGCTGCGCGAGGCGACCGACCGGGTCCGTGGCCCCCGGCCGTTCGATCCGCAGGGCCCTGGATGGACGCTGGTCACCTTCTCCATCCCGGAGGGGCAGCGGACCCTGCGTCATCGACTACGGTCGACGTTGACCTGGGAAGGCTTCGCGCCGCTGCGCGACGGGCTGTGGCTGGCACCCGGCGAGGTCGACCTGGCCGGTTCGCTGGAGCCGCTGCGGCGGGATCTGCCGGCCGGCACCGTCGTCGCCTTCCACGCCCGGGAACTCGGCGAGTTTCCGATCGCAGAAAGCGTCCGGGCCGCCTGGGACATCGAATCGATCCGCCGGGAGCACCTCGCGTTCATCGACGTCTGGGACGACCCGGCGGCGGCGACGCAGGCGGCCAGTGCGTTGTCCGTACGGACGATGCTCGTGGCGGACTGGCTCGCGTTGCTGCGGGCCGACCCACGGCTGCCCCGGCAGTTCATGGACGCGCAGTGGCCCGCCGCACGGTCGACACAGGTCTACCGTCGGATGCACGGACAGTTGGCCGCTCCGTCGGCCGCGGAGTTCGCCGCGCTCGTCGGCGCGGCCGACGGAGTCAGCCGGCGAACCGGGCCCGCAGTTCGGCCTTCCGCACCTTCCCCGAGGCGGTCCTCGGCAGTTCGTCCACGATGA
- a CDS encoding ABC transporter ATP-binding protein, translated as MPERSVLLRVEHLRKVYESANGDVEAIGDISFTMHAGELVCIVGPSGCGKTTLLKCLAGLLRPTSGRIEMDGAPVTGPSPAMAVVFQEYGRSLYPWLTVRGNVELPLRHKRLSRSQRGKLVTDALEAVGLGHAARSHPWQLSGGMQQRVAIARAVAYHPEVLIMDEPFAAVDAQTRADLEDLVRQLHTDRKISIVFVTHDIDESVYLGERVLVLSKSPTWVQEDLAIDLPVERDQITTRALPRFTQLRTQIYGQIQRAKRGETATA; from the coding sequence GTGCCTGAGCGGAGCGTTTTGCTGCGGGTGGAGCACCTGCGCAAGGTCTACGAGTCGGCGAACGGCGACGTCGAGGCGATCGGCGACATCAGCTTCACGATGCACGCCGGCGAACTCGTCTGCATCGTGGGGCCGTCGGGCTGCGGCAAGACGACCCTGCTGAAGTGCCTGGCCGGTCTGCTGCGTCCCACCAGCGGGCGCATCGAGATGGACGGGGCTCCGGTCACCGGCCCGAGCCCCGCGATGGCCGTCGTCTTCCAGGAGTACGGTCGCAGCCTCTACCCGTGGCTGACGGTCCGGGGCAACGTCGAGCTGCCGCTGCGGCACAAGCGGCTCTCCCGCAGCCAACGGGGCAAGCTCGTCACCGACGCCCTCGAGGCGGTGGGTCTGGGCCACGCGGCCCGCAGCCACCCCTGGCAACTGTCCGGCGGCATGCAGCAGCGGGTGGCGATCGCCCGGGCCGTCGCGTACCACCCGGAAGTGCTGATCATGGACGAGCCGTTCGCCGCGGTCGACGCCCAGACCCGCGCGGACCTGGAGGATCTGGTACGGCAGTTGCACACCGACCGCAAGATCTCGATCGTCTTCGTCACCCACGACATCGACGAGTCGGTCTATCTGGGCGAGCGGGTGCTCGTGTTGTCCAAGTCGCCGACCTGGGTGCAGGAGGACCTCGCGATCGACCTTCCGGTCGAGCGCGATCAGATCACCACCCGGGCGCTACCGCGTTTCACCCAACTACGGACGCAGATCTACGGGCAGATCCAGCGGGCCAAGCGGGGGGAGACGGCGACCGCCTGA
- a CDS encoding long-chain fatty acid--CoA ligase — protein MHQHGIGAWLAKRRRVSPDRTALVHGEGSAMTYRQFADGADRVAAALRRLGVGTGDTVAYLGENSPDFLQVMFGTARLGAAFVPVNTRLAPPEITHVLTDSGARVLIHDPDFASRVAAATGGSAASRIVVTGLGSTQGPGLARLMEDVDADEAGGAAASQVSVDDPAAIIYTSGTTGRAKGAVLTHGNLTWVALNCIVDYDVVSADVALMISPLFHVASLGMGALPVILKGGTLVLEKGFEPGRALAQIERYGVTMLSGVPTTYQMMAEHPNWSSTDLSSLTKLTCGGSAVPVRILDAYEQRGLSFSQGYGMTEASPGATALPPAMTRAKQGSVGLPHFFTDVRIAGGDGTPVPAGTIGEIEIAGPNVFPGYHRLPEATAAAFTPDGWLRSGDLGYLDDDGYLYIAGRLKDMIISGGENIYPPELELLLSEIDGVTGAAVIGVPDPRWGEVPWAIVTVREGARVDLDLVRGFLDGRIARYKMPKNLVIVDELPRTASGKVRKAELRARFAG, from the coding sequence ATGCACCAGCACGGGATCGGCGCCTGGTTGGCCAAGCGCCGCCGCGTCTCACCCGACCGGACCGCCCTCGTCCACGGCGAGGGGTCGGCGATGACGTACCGGCAGTTCGCCGACGGCGCGGACCGGGTCGCGGCGGCGCTGCGCCGCCTCGGCGTCGGCACCGGCGACACCGTCGCCTACCTCGGAGAGAACAGCCCGGACTTCCTCCAGGTCATGTTCGGTACGGCACGGCTGGGCGCGGCCTTCGTCCCGGTCAACACCCGGCTCGCGCCGCCGGAGATCACACACGTGCTCACCGACAGCGGCGCCCGGGTGCTGATCCACGATCCCGACTTCGCGTCCCGGGTCGCTGCCGCCACCGGTGGCTCGGCGGCGTCACGGATCGTCGTCACCGGTCTCGGCAGCACACAGGGGCCCGGGCTGGCCCGGCTGATGGAGGACGTCGATGCCGACGAGGCGGGCGGGGCCGCGGCGAGTCAGGTGAGCGTGGACGACCCGGCCGCGATCATCTACACCTCGGGTACGACCGGTCGGGCCAAGGGCGCGGTGCTGACCCACGGCAACCTGACCTGGGTCGCGCTCAACTGCATCGTCGACTACGACGTGGTCTCCGCTGACGTCGCGCTGATGATCTCGCCGCTGTTCCACGTCGCTTCCCTGGGCATGGGGGCGTTACCGGTGATCCTCAAGGGCGGGACCCTCGTGCTGGAGAAGGGCTTCGAACCGGGCCGGGCGCTCGCCCAGATCGAGCGCTACGGCGTGACGATGCTCAGCGGGGTGCCGACCACGTACCAGATGATGGCCGAGCATCCGAACTGGTCGTCGACCGACCTGTCGTCGTTGACGAAGCTCACCTGCGGTGGATCGGCGGTGCCGGTGCGGATCCTCGACGCGTACGAGCAGCGGGGGTTGTCGTTCTCGCAGGGCTACGGCATGACCGAGGCCTCACCGGGGGCCACGGCGCTGCCTCCGGCGATGACCCGTGCGAAGCAGGGCAGCGTCGGCCTGCCGCACTTCTTCACCGACGTGCGGATCGCCGGCGGCGACGGTACGCCGGTGCCGGCCGGCACCATTGGCGAGATCGAGATCGCCGGGCCGAACGTGTTCCCCGGCTACCATCGGTTGCCCGAGGCGACGGCGGCGGCGTTCACCCCGGACGGTTGGTTGCGCTCCGGGGACCTCGGCTATCTGGACGACGACGGCTACCTGTACATCGCGGGCCGGCTCAAGGACATGATCATCTCAGGCGGCGAGAACATCTACCCGCCGGAGCTCGAACTGCTGCTCAGCGAGATCGACGGCGTGACCGGGGCCGCGGTGATCGGCGTACCCGACCCCCGGTGGGGCGAGGTGCCCTGGGCGATCGTGACGGTCCGCGAAGGTGCCCGCGTCGACCTCGACCTGGTTCGCGGCTTCCTCGACGGCCGGATCGCCCGCTACAAGATGCCGAAGAACCTGGTCATCGTGGACGAACTGCCGAGGACCGCCTCGGGGAAGGTGCGGAAGGCCGAACTGCGGGCCCGGTTCGCCGGCTGA
- a CDS encoding globin domain-containing protein gives MLSESSAAVVAATLPAVQTNGTAITTRFYQRMFGAHPELLQLFNRGNQATGAQQAALAAAVAAYAGHLTGDGAVPWGPVLDRIAHKHASLGITATQYTIVGRHLLAAVGEVLGDAVTPEVATAWNEVYWLLACELIAREARLYTVAGIAEDSPVWRDWRVAQVVPETADVVSLRLVPADDGPVPAFVPGQYVSVAVDLDGDRGQQIRQYSLSGRPGAADWRITVKRIRATGDAPGGMVSTYLHDRVHVGDTLRLSPPFGEVSAVGADGDPLLLVSAGIGVTPAMSALEHLAVADPKREVVLVHADRRAAAHARRGELARLRQQLPNLSVRLWYEDPAGGAAAGLAAEVAAGRVDPARIPLPAGAYVHLCGPLPFMNQVRSGLLRRGVSSDRIAYEVFGPGMLRG, from the coding sequence GTGCTGTCGGAGTCCTCAGCGGCGGTGGTCGCCGCGACGCTGCCCGCCGTCCAGACCAACGGTACGGCCATCACCACCCGGTTCTACCAGCGGATGTTCGGTGCCCACCCGGAACTGTTGCAGCTGTTCAACCGGGGCAACCAGGCGACCGGCGCGCAGCAGGCCGCGCTCGCCGCCGCGGTGGCCGCCTATGCCGGGCACCTCACCGGCGACGGCGCCGTACCCTGGGGGCCGGTGCTGGACCGGATCGCCCACAAGCACGCCTCACTGGGCATCACCGCCACCCAGTACACGATCGTCGGGCGGCATCTGCTCGCGGCGGTCGGCGAGGTCCTCGGCGACGCCGTCACGCCCGAGGTCGCCACCGCCTGGAACGAGGTGTACTGGCTGCTGGCCTGCGAACTGATCGCCCGCGAAGCCCGGCTGTACACGGTGGCGGGCATCGCCGAGGACAGCCCGGTGTGGCGCGACTGGCGGGTCGCGCAGGTGGTGCCCGAGACCGCCGACGTGGTGTCGTTGCGGCTCGTGCCGGCCGACGACGGCCCGGTGCCCGCCTTCGTTCCCGGACAGTACGTGTCGGTCGCCGTCGACCTCGACGGCGACCGGGGGCAGCAGATCCGCCAGTACAGCCTCTCCGGCCGCCCCGGCGCCGCCGACTGGCGGATCACCGTGAAACGGATCCGGGCGACCGGTGACGCACCCGGCGGGATGGTCTCGACGTACCTGCACGACCGGGTGCACGTCGGCGACACGCTGCGGTTGAGTCCGCCGTTCGGCGAGGTCAGCGCGGTCGGTGCCGACGGGGATCCGCTGCTGCTGGTCAGCGCCGGCATCGGGGTCACCCCGGCGATGTCGGCGCTGGAGCACCTGGCGGTGGCCGACCCCAAGCGGGAGGTGGTGCTGGTGCACGCCGACCGGCGGGCCGCCGCCCATGCCCGGCGTGGCGAGCTTGCCCGTCTGCGGCAGCAGTTGCCGAACCTGTCGGTGCGTCTGTGGTACGAGGATCCGGCCGGCGGCGCGGCGGCCGGGCTTGCCGCCGAGGTCGCCGCCGGCCGGGTGGACCCGGCCCGGATTCCGCTACCCGCCGGGGCGTACGTGCACCTGTGCGGACCGCTGCCCTTCATGAACCAGGTTCGCAGCGGCCTGCTGCGTCGGGGCGTGTCCAGCGACCGGATCGCCTACGAGGTGTTCGGCCCGGGGATGCTGCGCGGCTGA
- a CDS encoding ABC transporter substrate-binding protein yields the protein MKKTLTLGLIATVAFALTACTDSDATPTDQADDDLRQVRVAALPITETAALWGGIEAGIFAEHGLAVEVLPAQGGAQAIPALINGDIDFAIGQPFGPFRADLQDLGVVMIGNYASSYADGDDINAVVASAKSGITRPAELAGRRVAVNSLGAAGDVTIMAAVEQDGGDPSTIQFVEVAFPDVPAQLEADNIDAAWVPEPFVTQLRSRGDVLVVEPYQAVIPGLATLTTITTAERLESDADLIADFSAAMEQTLQWAQDSANEAAVRQAIKDNLELPEAVADSVRLPEFGWELDRASLESLATLAGEYGVLEQQPDFDRLIQQQ from the coding sequence ATGAAGAAGACCCTCACCCTCGGGTTGATCGCCACCGTCGCGTTCGCCCTTACCGCCTGCACCGATTCTGACGCGACCCCGACCGACCAGGCCGACGACGACCTGCGTCAGGTCCGCGTCGCGGCGCTACCGATCACGGAGACCGCCGCACTGTGGGGCGGTATCGAGGCCGGCATCTTCGCCGAGCACGGGCTCGCGGTCGAGGTGCTGCCCGCGCAGGGCGGCGCACAGGCGATTCCGGCCCTGATCAACGGGGACATCGACTTCGCCATCGGCCAGCCGTTCGGCCCGTTCCGCGCCGACCTGCAGGATCTCGGTGTCGTGATGATCGGCAACTACGCCTCCTCCTACGCCGACGGCGACGACATCAACGCGGTCGTGGCGTCGGCAAAGTCCGGCATCACCCGGCCCGCCGAACTCGCTGGCCGCCGGGTGGCGGTCAACAGCCTCGGCGCCGCCGGCGATGTGACGATCATGGCAGCGGTGGAGCAGGACGGTGGTGACCCGAGCACGATCCAGTTCGTCGAGGTCGCCTTCCCTGACGTCCCCGCCCAGTTGGAGGCGGACAACATCGACGCCGCCTGGGTGCCGGAGCCGTTCGTCACCCAGCTGCGCAGCCGGGGCGACGTCCTGGTCGTGGAGCCCTACCAGGCGGTCATTCCCGGACTCGCGACCCTGACGACGATCACCACCGCCGAGCGCCTCGAGTCCGACGCCGACCTCATCGCCGACTTCTCCGCCGCGATGGAGCAGACGCTGCAATGGGCGCAGGACTCCGCCAACGAGGCGGCCGTGCGCCAGGCGATCAAGGACAACCTGGAGCTGCCCGAGGCGGTCGCCGACTCGGTGCGGCTGCCGGAGTTCGGTTGGGAGCTCGACCGGGCGAGCCTGGAGTCGCTCGCGACGCTCGCCGGCGAGTACGGCGTCCTGGAGCAGCAGCCGGACTTCGACCGCCTCATCCAGCAGCAGTAG
- a CDS encoding YwiC-like family protein, giving the protein MTAAVAAHSGPAPAYRRVLRQYVPPQHGAWAMLLLPYLAGVALVGPRWPHLPLLGAWLAGYLTSYYVLQAVKSRRPRRFAAQIRLYALITVPLAATVLVVRPAVLWYAPVFAALLLVNGAYAGRRDERALANDLASVLQSCLLVFVVATVAAVPPVQVLPAFVVLLLYLTGTVLFVKTMIRNRDDARYRRLSVGYHLAALVVAGWIAVLLVPVFLVLLIRAWLLPYRRLRPPQVGVVEIVCSVLILVVVPVVS; this is encoded by the coding sequence ATGACCGCCGCCGTCGCCGCCCACAGCGGTCCGGCTCCCGCATACCGCCGGGTGCTGCGGCAGTACGTGCCGCCGCAGCACGGTGCCTGGGCGATGCTGCTCCTGCCGTACCTCGCCGGGGTCGCCCTGGTCGGACCGCGCTGGCCGCACCTTCCGCTGCTCGGTGCCTGGCTGGCCGGCTACCTGACCTCCTACTACGTCCTGCAGGCCGTCAAGAGCCGCCGGCCACGTCGGTTCGCCGCCCAGATCCGGCTGTACGCCCTGATCACCGTGCCACTGGCGGCGACGGTGCTGGTCGTCCGGCCAGCGGTGCTCTGGTACGCCCCGGTCTTCGCCGCCCTGCTGCTGGTCAACGGTGCCTACGCCGGCCGTCGCGACGAACGCGCTCTGGCCAACGATCTCGCCTCGGTGCTGCAGAGCTGCCTGCTGGTCTTCGTGGTGGCCACCGTCGCCGCCGTACCACCGGTCCAGGTCCTGCCCGCCTTCGTGGTCCTGCTGTTGTACCTGACCGGGACGGTCCTGTTCGTCAAGACGATGATCCGCAACCGGGACGACGCCCGGTACCGACGACTGTCTGTCGGCTACCACCTGGCCGCGCTCGTCGTGGCCGGGTGGATCGCCGTGCTGCTCGTCCCGGTGTTCCTGGTCCTGCTGATCCGCGCCTGGCTGCTGCCGTACCGGCGGCTGCGGCCTCCGCAGGTCGGCGTCGTCGAGATCGTCTGCTCGGTGCTGATTCTCGTCGTCGTACCGGTCGTGTCGTGA
- a CDS encoding ABC transporter permease, with amino-acid sequence MTASAVPADGPARRPRRHSAGRRIVENLLYSFGLPFLLLVVWAAASTSSSNRFFPGPVPILDAFVATWVGPAFVSDVLPSLYRLALGIVASIVLGIAAGTLIGLFRWLRELLEPLLEFFRAIPPPVLIPVVMLLLGITDTMRVVVIVSGALWPILLNTIDGVRATDSVMSETADSFQITWWERLWFLVLPAASPRIMAGVRQGLSVALILMVISEMFASSAGLGYRIAYFQRNYLIAEMWSGILLLGLVGVLLAVTFGVVERRVLRWYHGAREINRA; translated from the coding sequence GTGACCGCGTCAGCCGTACCCGCCGACGGGCCCGCCCGCCGACCGCGTCGGCACTCCGCCGGCCGACGGATCGTCGAGAATCTGCTCTACTCCTTCGGCCTGCCCTTCCTGCTGCTGGTCGTCTGGGCAGCGGCGTCGACGTCGTCGTCGAACCGGTTCTTCCCCGGGCCGGTGCCGATCCTCGACGCGTTCGTCGCCACCTGGGTCGGTCCCGCGTTCGTCTCCGACGTGCTGCCGAGCCTGTACCGGCTGGCCCTGGGAATCGTCGCCTCGATCGTGCTCGGCATCGCCGCCGGCACGCTCATCGGCCTGTTCCGGTGGCTACGCGAGCTGCTCGAACCACTGCTGGAGTTCTTCCGGGCGATTCCGCCGCCGGTGCTGATCCCGGTCGTGATGCTGCTGCTGGGCATCACCGACACGATGCGGGTGGTGGTGATCGTCTCCGGGGCGCTCTGGCCGATCCTGCTCAACACGATCGACGGCGTCCGCGCGACCGACTCGGTCATGTCCGAGACCGCGGACTCGTTCCAGATCACCTGGTGGGAGCGGCTGTGGTTCCTGGTGCTGCCGGCGGCCAGCCCGCGCATCATGGCCGGCGTCCGCCAAGGGCTGTCGGTCGCGCTCATCCTGATGGTGATCTCGGAGATGTTCGCGTCCTCCGCCGGACTCGGATACCGGATCGCCTACTTCCAACGCAACTACCTCATCGCCGAGATGTGGAGCGGCATCCTGCTGCTCGGTCTCGTCGGTGTCCTGCTCGCGGTGACCTTCGGTGTCGTCGAGCGGCGCGTGCTGCGCTGGTACCACGGAGCAAGGGAGATCAATCGTGCCTGA
- a CDS encoding family 16 glycoside hydrolase yields the protein MSPHPPRFRRPVTFAAAAVMLGSLAAVGASPAAAQNADLPPQEPGVTLRTYDVRVPLSEICTLKPGQTPNVDKLMPVVDWSTAADFGFEDNFVTHALANLHIATAGTYTFRLTSDDGSRLYIDDAVVVDHDGLHGATSMDGAVTLTEGHHALRVEYFEAGGGQQLTLAWQPPGAADFVVVPNSVLSTDAGVVRVTAPGRKECQGVTDTPGDGLPLDGVHPDYTLTDLRPDGFQPQVSGMDWTADGRLVIATWGGSEQFSGEVYIVENVAAASGPDEVTYKRIASGLNEPMGVAVVDDIVYVSQKHELTELRDTNGDEVADELRTVASWPYGGNFHEFAFGLLYKGGNFYLNLSVAIDYGGATTDPQPVGNRGTSVVVNRRTGEVSYVAGGLRTPNGIAWGPDNELFVTDNQGGYLPASKLVHIQPDQFFNHYTNPAGPYDANPVTQPALWLPQNEIANSPSTPVLLKKGPYRGQFLIGDVTYGGLQRAYLEKVKDQYQGAVFRHTQGLEAGVNRVTLGPDGAIYVGGLGADGNWGQPGKLRYGLQKLTPNDNRTFDMKSMSATPNGFKIEYTRPLSTATIQDIAGRYQVEQWRYAPTPTYGGPKVDEETLRVSEVKVSNDRRTVWLTIDGLQQGRVVHLRSPRSFTASNGEQLWSTEAWYTLNAIPGVQPDRVFYEAEEGHRQGSARVDTEHAGFSGVGFVAGFGDLNAATTVHVDVKRNGEYEVGLRYSNGPNPFSGDKTVSIYVNGEKVRQTVLPSTVTWKEWATKTELLTLRKGVNAIQYRVETGDTGHVNLDLVTVRQPGERIVLFDGGDLAEWQHTDGRSASWPRLADGVMEVCCGDLRTRQAFGDFRLHVEFKVPQLPADVTGQNRGNSGVYLQERYEIQILDSYGDPTLDTNEAGAIYLQKAPDVNAARPADTWQTYDITYRAARYDSSGTKTEDARVTLVWNGVTVHDDVAITGPTGGNIPEGPATGSIRLQDHQNAVQYRNIWIEPLS from the coding sequence ATGTCTCCACACCCACCACGATTCCGTCGACCAGTCACGTTCGCCGCCGCCGCGGTCATGCTCGGCTCGCTGGCCGCCGTCGGCGCGTCGCCGGCCGCCGCCCAGAACGCCGACCTGCCACCGCAGGAACCAGGCGTGACGTTGCGTACCTATGACGTGCGGGTACCGCTGTCGGAGATCTGCACCCTCAAGCCCGGCCAGACCCCCAACGTCGACAAACTGATGCCGGTCGTCGACTGGTCCACCGCCGCCGACTTCGGCTTCGAGGACAACTTCGTCACCCACGCGCTCGCCAACCTGCACATCGCCACCGCCGGGACCTACACCTTCCGGCTGACCAGCGACGACGGCTCCCGGCTCTACATCGACGACGCGGTCGTGGTCGACCACGACGGGCTGCACGGTGCCACCTCCATGGACGGTGCCGTCACCCTGACCGAGGGACACCACGCGCTGCGGGTCGAGTACTTCGAGGCCGGCGGCGGTCAGCAGCTCACCCTGGCGTGGCAGCCGCCGGGCGCGGCGGACTTCGTCGTCGTGCCCAACTCGGTGCTGAGCACCGACGCTGGCGTGGTCCGGGTGACCGCGCCCGGTCGTAAGGAGTGCCAGGGGGTCACCGACACCCCCGGCGACGGACTTCCACTGGACGGGGTGCACCCCGACTACACGCTGACCGACCTGCGTCCGGACGGCTTCCAACCGCAGGTCTCCGGGATGGACTGGACCGCCGACGGTCGGCTGGTCATCGCCACCTGGGGCGGCAGCGAGCAGTTCAGCGGCGAGGTCTACATCGTCGAGAACGTGGCCGCCGCGAGCGGTCCCGACGAGGTGACCTACAAGCGGATCGCCAGCGGCCTCAACGAGCCGATGGGCGTGGCGGTGGTCGACGACATCGTCTACGTCTCGCAGAAACACGAGCTCACCGAGCTGCGCGACACCAATGGTGACGAGGTCGCCGACGAGCTGCGGACGGTCGCCAGCTGGCCGTACGGCGGCAACTTCCACGAGTTCGCCTTCGGGCTGCTCTACAAGGGCGGCAACTTCTACCTGAACCTGTCGGTGGCGATCGACTACGGCGGCGCGACCACCGACCCGCAGCCGGTGGGCAACCGGGGGACCAGCGTCGTGGTGAACCGACGTACCGGCGAGGTCAGCTACGTCGCCGGTGGGTTGCGTACCCCCAACGGCATCGCCTGGGGGCCGGACAACGAGCTGTTCGTCACCGACAACCAGGGCGGCTACCTGCCGGCCAGCAAGCTGGTGCACATCCAGCCCGACCAGTTCTTCAACCACTACACCAACCCGGCCGGGCCGTACGACGCCAACCCGGTGACCCAGCCCGCGCTCTGGCTGCCGCAGAACGAGATCGCCAACTCGCCCAGCACTCCGGTGCTGCTCAAGAAGGGCCCGTACCGGGGGCAGTTCCTGATCGGCGACGTCACCTACGGCGGGCTGCAGCGGGCGTACCTGGAGAAGGTGAAGGACCAGTACCAGGGGGCGGTGTTCCGGCACACCCAGGGCCTGGAGGCCGGCGTCAACCGGGTCACCCTCGGCCCGGACGGCGCCATCTACGTGGGTGGGCTCGGCGCCGACGGCAACTGGGGTCAGCCCGGCAAGCTGCGGTACGGCCTGCAGAAGCTCACCCCGAACGACAACCGTACGTTCGACATGAAGTCGATGAGCGCCACGCCGAACGGCTTCAAGATCGAGTACACCCGGCCGCTGTCCACGGCGACGATCCAGGACATCGCCGGGCGCTACCAGGTCGAGCAGTGGCGCTACGCGCCGACCCCGACCTACGGCGGCCCGAAGGTCGACGAGGAGACGCTGCGGGTCAGCGAGGTCAAGGTCTCCAACGACCGTCGGACGGTCTGGCTGACCATCGACGGCCTTCAGCAGGGTCGCGTGGTGCACCTGCGCTCGCCCCGGTCGTTCACAGCGTCCAACGGCGAGCAGCTGTGGAGCACCGAGGCCTGGTACACCCTCAACGCCATTCCCGGCGTCCAGCCCGACCGGGTCTTCTACGAGGCCGAGGAGGGCCACCGCCAGGGCAGCGCCCGGGTCGACACCGAGCACGCCGGCTTCTCCGGGGTCGGCTTCGTCGCCGGGTTCGGGGACCTCAACGCCGCGACGACCGTGCACGTCGACGTGAAGCGCAACGGCGAGTACGAGGTGGGGCTGCGCTACAGCAACGGTCCCAACCCGTTCTCCGGCGACAAGACCGTCAGCATCTACGTCAACGGCGAGAAGGTACGCCAGACGGTCCTGCCGTCCACCGTCACCTGGAAGGAGTGGGCCACCAAGACCGAGTTGCTGACGTTGCGTAAGGGTGTCAACGCCATCCAGTACCGGGTGGAGACCGGCGACACCGGACACGTCAACCTGGACCTTGTGACCGTGCGTCAGCCCGGCGAACGGATCGTGCTGTTCGACGGTGGCGACCTGGCGGAGTGGCAGCACACCGACGGGCGTTCGGCGAGCTGGCCGCGACTGGCCGACGGGGTGATGGAGGTCTGCTGCGGCGATCTGCGTACCCGGCAGGCGTTCGGTGACTTCCGGTTGCACGTCGAGTTCAAGGTGCCGCAGTTGCCGGCGGACGTGACCGGGCAGAACCGCGGCAACAGCGGCGTCTACCTGCAGGAACGCTACGAGATCCAGATCCTCGACTCGTACGGTGACCCGACCCTGGACACCAACGAGGCCGGCGCGATCTACCTGCAGAAGGCGCCGGACGTCAACGCCGCGCGACCGGCGGACACCTGGCAGACGTACGACATCACCTACCGGGCGGCCCGCTACGACAGCTCGGGCACCAAGACCGAGGACGCCCGGGTGACGCTGGTCTGGAACGGTGTGACCGTCCACGACGACGTCGCCATCACCGGTCCGACCGGCGGCAACATCCCCGAGGGTCCGGCCACCGGATCGATCCGGCTGCAGGACCACCAGAACGCCGTCCAGTACCGCAACATCTGGATCGAGCCGTTGAGCTGA
- a CDS encoding ABC transporter permease produces MHVLPIRRPRSLRKAVLGAVGLTGFLVVWQLIPTLGLVNSQYLPYVTDVLARLADEFRDLAFWRRLGSTMTAWAIGLGVATAAAIALGTLVGLVPVLRRATHTMVEFLRPIPSVALIPLAVLLFGIQLQAALVIIIYASFWQVFVQVIYGVADVDTVARDTARSFDLTHRERLFYLVLPTALPYLMTGVRLAAAVALILAITAEMVIGNPGLGRMIELSRSAGDAVGLYAFVVVTGLLGLGVNLVFRFIERRSLSWHQSVRGEEVQ; encoded by the coding sequence ATGCACGTTCTGCCCATCCGACGTCCCCGTTCGCTGCGCAAGGCGGTGCTGGGTGCCGTCGGACTGACCGGGTTCCTCGTCGTCTGGCAGCTGATCCCGACGCTCGGCCTGGTGAATTCGCAGTACCTGCCGTACGTCACGGACGTACTCGCACGACTCGCCGACGAGTTTCGTGACCTCGCCTTCTGGCGTCGGCTCGGGTCCACGATGACCGCCTGGGCGATCGGGCTGGGGGTGGCGACCGCGGCCGCCATCGCCCTGGGCACGCTCGTCGGTCTGGTGCCGGTCCTGCGCCGGGCCACCCACACGATGGTCGAGTTCCTGCGCCCGATCCCGTCGGTCGCGCTCATCCCGCTGGCCGTGCTGCTGTTCGGCATCCAGTTGCAGGCGGCCCTCGTGATCATCATCTACGCGTCGTTCTGGCAGGTGTTCGTGCAGGTGATCTACGGCGTCGCCGACGTCGACACGGTCGCTCGCGACACCGCGCGCAGCTTCGACCTGACCCACCGCGAGCGGCTGTTCTACCTGGTGCTGCCGACCGCCCTGCCGTATCTGATGACCGGTGTCCGGCTGGCCGCCGCGGTCGCGCTCATCCTGGCCATCACTGCCGAGATGGTGATCGGCAACCCCGGCCTCGGCCGCATGATCGAGTTGTCCCGCTCCGCCGGCGACGCCGTCGGGCTCTACGCCTTCGTCGTGGTGACCGGGCTGCTCGGGCTCGGCGTCAACCTGGTCTTCCGGTTCATCGAGCGGCGCTCGCTCTCCTGGCACCAGTCGGTACGCGGAGAGGAGGTCCAGTGA